One genomic region from Negativicoccus succinicivorans encodes:
- a CDS encoding DUF3084 domain-containing protein: MEIGILIFCVLAVMGGLIAFLGDKIGSKVGKKRISLFGMRPKYTSILVTVLTGIMIALMTIGVLSALSENVRTALFGMEQLQGELSRLGSEVQQKNAELERSKAQLAEQTTEYNRMTERVRETNTQLALAQEQESYMRAQLQVVEDAYRKAQDDVHASAEEIAQLETMRGELTENIQKLDAEAERLRTNIVSLREGQVIFRVGQILSSAVVESHLNADQARQVLANVLNDTNRLLQKQLNTQEDTTLIRVLPATLEKASAELQNSAQKKLVRVVAAGNIIYGEPAWVDFVIHDDLLLYRQGETVYATDLSAYSGRGNIEMSVLQFLQDVNQHATQKGVLPDPLTGNVGQVDGLQLFNTIQEIAAKGGDVNLRAVAKQDIYTEGPVRIDIIVTAK, from the coding sequence ATGGAAATCGGCATTTTAATTTTTTGCGTGCTGGCCGTAATGGGCGGTTTGATCGCTTTCTTGGGCGACAAAATTGGCAGCAAGGTCGGCAAAAAACGAATTTCGCTCTTCGGCATGCGACCGAAGTACACGTCGATTCTCGTTACGGTGCTCACGGGCATCATGATCGCCTTGATGACGATCGGCGTTCTCAGCGCTCTTTCCGAGAACGTTCGGACGGCGCTTTTCGGTATGGAACAGTTGCAGGGCGAACTGAGCCGTTTGGGCAGCGAAGTGCAGCAAAAGAATGCTGAATTGGAACGCAGTAAAGCGCAATTGGCGGAACAAACCACGGAATACAATCGCATGACCGAACGCGTGCGCGAAACGAATACGCAACTGGCGCTGGCGCAGGAGCAGGAAAGCTACATGCGCGCGCAACTGCAAGTGGTGGAAGATGCGTATCGTAAAGCGCAGGACGATGTGCACGCCTCCGCCGAAGAAATCGCCCAATTGGAAACGATGCGCGGCGAACTGACCGAAAACATTCAGAAACTCGATGCGGAAGCGGAACGTTTACGCACCAATATCGTCAGCCTGCGGGAAGGGCAAGTCATCTTCCGCGTCGGTCAGATACTTTCCAGCGCCGTTGTCGAAAGCCACTTGAACGCCGATCAGGCGCGGCAGGTCTTGGCGAATGTGTTGAATGATACGAATCGGCTGCTGCAAAAACAGCTTAATACGCAGGAAGACACCACGCTTATTCGCGTGCTGCCGGCAACATTGGAGAAAGCATCGGCGGAGTTACAAAATTCCGCGCAGAAAAAACTGGTTCGCGTGGTGGCGGCGGGCAACATCATCTATGGCGAACCCGCCTGGGTCGACTTTGTCATCCATGATGATCTGTTGCTGTATCGGCAGGGCGAAACGGTGTATGCGACGGATCTTTCCGCCTACAGCGGTCGCGGCAATATCGAGATGAGCGTGTTGCAATTTCTGCAGGATGTCAATCAGCACGCGACGCAAAAAGGCGTCTTGCCGGATCCGCTGACGGGCAATGTCGGGCAGGTGGACGGATTGCAGTTGTTCAATACCATTCAGGAAATCGCGGCGAAGGGAGGCGACGTCAATCTCCGCGCCGTGGCCAAACAGGATATTTATACGGAAGGGCCTGTGCGAATCGATATTATCGTTACTGCGAAATAA
- a CDS encoding LptF/LptG family permease — MRILDKYMLREFVAPFLFGVAAFTAIFIGADLLFRIAQLLTSYGASVWAVTKVFFLALPKIIVYTFPMSVLLGALMAVARTSGSSELIVMRTAGQSFTRLIAPIIALSLVISMATVLFNEYVVPAATYAYEYTIDHEIKNNVKPQVHEHIVLKDVNDDSIRHLLYARKYDDKREVLQTITIQEFQNNQLVRIENAPEARWQDGHWVLSNGTVYDLSGGDGVDRMLRFEEQVLPFTTTPTQVTEVKKKPETMTIRELTQQIQAFEAAYVDTTRLQMELHQRFSLPFASFAFALIGAPLGVQRQRSSSSLGFGLSVIVIFIYYALMTFTAALGEGHVLAPAVAVWLPNILAVVAGIILIRRVSR; from the coding sequence ATGCGGATTTTAGATAAATACATGTTACGGGAGTTTGTCGCGCCTTTTTTATTTGGCGTCGCCGCGTTTACCGCGATCTTCATCGGCGCGGACCTGTTGTTTCGTATCGCGCAGCTTTTGACTTCTTACGGGGCTTCCGTCTGGGCGGTCACTAAGGTGTTTTTCCTGGCCTTGCCGAAGATTATTGTCTATACCTTCCCGATGTCGGTCTTGCTGGGGGCGTTAATGGCTGTCGCGCGGACGTCGGGCAGCAGCGAACTCATCGTCATGCGTACGGCGGGACAAAGCTTCACTCGTCTCATCGCGCCGATTATCGCGTTGAGCTTGGTCATCAGCATGGCGACGGTATTGTTTAACGAATACGTTGTTCCGGCCGCCACATACGCATACGAATACACCATTGATCACGAAATCAAAAATAACGTCAAACCTCAGGTGCATGAACACATCGTTTTGAAAGACGTCAACGATGACTCGATCCGGCATTTGCTGTATGCGCGTAAGTACGATGATAAGCGCGAAGTTTTGCAGACGATTACCATTCAGGAATTTCAAAATAATCAGTTGGTGCGGATAGAAAACGCGCCCGAGGCGCGTTGGCAGGACGGCCATTGGGTATTATCCAACGGCACTGTTTACGATCTTTCGGGCGGCGACGGCGTGGATCGCATGTTGCGGTTTGAAGAGCAGGTTTTGCCGTTCACGACGACACCTACGCAGGTGACGGAAGTAAAGAAAAAGCCGGAAACGATGACGATTCGTGAATTGACGCAGCAGATACAGGCGTTTGAAGCGGCGTACGTCGATACGACACGCCTGCAAATGGAACTGCACCAGCGGTTTTCGTTACCCTTCGCGAGCTTCGCGTTCGCGTTAATCGGCGCGCCGCTCGGTGTGCAGCGGCAGCGTTCTTCATCGTCCCTCGGTTTCGGACTGAGCGTCATCGTTATTTTTATCTATTATGCGTTAATGACATTTACCGCGGCGCTGGGCGAGGGGCATGTGCTTGCGCCGGCGGTGGCGGTTTGGCTGCCGAATATTTTGGCGGTCGTGGCGGGAATCATCTTGATCCGTCGCGTCTCACGGTAA
- the lptB gene encoding LPS export ABC transporter ATP-binding protein — MRLATHNLTKSYQKRRVVDGVSVHVERGKAVGLLGPNGAGKTTTFYMMVGIVRPDTGTITVDDTDITREPIHKRARYGIGYLPQEASVFRKLSVRDNLLAILQTREDLTPKERDERANALLAEFGLERVETRLGSQLSGGERRRVEIARCLCHDPQFILLDEPFAGVDPIAVADIQTVISHLRERDIGVLITDHNVRETLAIVDHAYILNEGKILLEGDANTVAEHPLARKFYLGENFRLI, encoded by the coding sequence ATGCGGCTCGCTACTCATAATCTCACGAAATCCTACCAGAAACGGCGTGTGGTCGACGGCGTCAGCGTTCATGTCGAGCGGGGCAAAGCGGTCGGTCTGCTGGGACCCAACGGCGCGGGAAAAACCACCACGTTTTATATGATGGTCGGTATCGTGCGTCCGGACACCGGCACCATTACGGTCGACGACACGGATATTACACGGGAGCCGATTCATAAACGGGCGCGGTACGGCATCGGCTATTTGCCGCAGGAAGCATCCGTTTTTCGCAAGCTCAGCGTGCGTGACAACCTCTTGGCGATCTTGCAAACGCGGGAGGATTTGACGCCGAAGGAACGCGATGAACGGGCGAACGCGTTGCTGGCGGAATTCGGCCTCGAACGCGTGGAAACGCGGTTGGGCAGCCAACTTTCGGGCGGGGAACGGCGGCGCGTGGAAATTGCGCGTTGCCTGTGTCATGATCCGCAATTCATTTTGCTCGATGAGCCGTTTGCGGGCGTCGATCCCATCGCGGTCGCGGATATTCAGACCGTCATTTCCCACTTGCGGGAACGCGATATCGGCGTGTTGATTACCGATCATAATGTGCGTGAGACCTTGGCGATTGTGGATCACGCCTACATTTTGAATGAAGGGAAGATTCTTCTCGAAGGCGATGCCAATACGGTGGCGGAACACCCGCTGGCGCGCAAATTTTATCTTGGCGAGAACTTCCGTTTAATCTAA
- a CDS encoding LptA/OstA family protein has translation MNKRWITMAALALFVMTAWSVGAVDTTITADTLTYNGNEDTAQAKGNVVITRGTAKMTGTEGLYRFADQSATLSGGVSYVDGATSLTAATVTAYADQSLAASGGVEMHADDRTLRGATVTYRPSDGYGTIDGNAYLAVPGTEMTAGHVEAYVNEIRMIGTGGVSLSHPEQAFAATADAITYTQTPGADDGFAVLTGNAHAVQNGNTLNGPALEVRLKEQAVETKGRSTLVIRGGQ, from the coding sequence ATGAATAAACGATGGATAACAATGGCAGCGCTTGCGCTTTTTGTCATGACGGCATGGAGCGTCGGCGCGGTCGATACTACGATTACGGCGGATACGCTGACCTATAACGGCAATGAGGATACGGCACAGGCGAAAGGCAATGTCGTGATTACGCGCGGCACGGCGAAAATGACCGGCACCGAGGGGCTTTACCGTTTCGCCGATCAAAGCGCGACGCTGTCTGGTGGCGTTTCCTATGTTGACGGCGCGACTTCGCTCACCGCGGCCACGGTGACGGCTTATGCCGATCAGTCGCTGGCGGCGTCGGGCGGCGTGGAAATGCATGCGGATGACCGCACCTTGCGCGGCGCCACTGTCACCTATCGTCCGTCGGACGGTTACGGCACGATTGACGGTAATGCGTACTTAGCTGTACCGGGTACGGAAATGACGGCGGGCCACGTCGAAGCCTATGTGAATGAAATTCGCATGATCGGCACGGGCGGAGTCAGCCTTTCGCATCCGGAGCAGGCGTTTGCAGCCACGGCGGATGCGATCACGTACACGCAAACGCCGGGCGCGGATGACGGATTCGCCGTACTTACGGGCAATGCCCATGCGGTGCAGAACGGAAACACGCTGAACGGGCCGGCGCTGGAAGTGCGCTTGAAAGAACAGGCGGTCGAAACGAAAGGGCGCAGCACGCTCGTCATCAGAGGCGGACAATAA
- the lptC gene encoding LPS export ABC transporter periplasmic protein LptC, whose amino-acid sequence MMKQPKWWLLAIGALLLFAGGIWYAFFGVGPESAPDQETALVEFKGVDLQQEENGELIWKLSAKRIMMNPKTRVLYLEEAEALFSDGPHQIHVQAQKGEVDNMQKTVRLMGSVEIRSDNDTYVKVNNLLYDGGTGKLTATDGIRLERNGMVLTGDELVADRALRQATVSGNARLVKGDEAQ is encoded by the coding sequence ATGATGAAACAACCGAAATGGTGGCTGTTGGCGATCGGCGCGCTGTTGCTGTTTGCCGGCGGTATTTGGTACGCTTTTTTCGGCGTCGGACCGGAATCTGCTCCGGATCAGGAAACCGCCCTGGTCGAATTCAAAGGCGTGGATCTGCAGCAGGAAGAAAATGGCGAATTGATTTGGAAACTGTCCGCCAAGCGTATCATGATGAATCCGAAGACGCGCGTCTTGTACCTGGAAGAAGCGGAAGCGTTATTCAGCGACGGTCCGCATCAAATTCATGTCCAGGCCCAAAAAGGCGAAGTCGATAATATGCAAAAAACGGTGCGTCTAATGGGAAGCGTCGAAATTCGCAGCGATAACGATACCTATGTCAAAGTGAATAATCTTTTATATGATGGCGGCACCGGTAAGCTGACCGCGACGGACGGCATTCGTCTTGAGCGTAACGGCATGGTGCTCACCGGTGATGAGCTGGTCGCCGATCGCGCGTTGCGACAGGCCACGGTAAGCGGCAACGCGCGGCTCGTGAAGGGGGATGAAGCGCAATGA
- a CDS encoding lysophospholipid acyltransferase family protein, whose product MAVNAEYTFWNTMSRMLCQMRYERVLAIGRWLGPTVLQRLKKPRDRALSQMMSGLSLTREEAEPLLQQHFEHLGMTALEVLYTPRLVAEREHLERYITMDHPERLHAALAEQRGVIGLTAHIGNWEWLGAGLALAGFPTTTIAKRQPNDTVTALLNRFRTMAGLDVFHSGGSEIIGAARAIKRKKILGFLADKDGDVNGVPVMFLNRVSSAVEGPAVFARRFKSPIVPLFIRRREDLSGHVIHIGEPFYYEDTGDEQADVDRLMQRCTREIEDFILRYPPEWLWVQRRWWTEPEQMRRYRGDEAVR is encoded by the coding sequence ATGGCTGTGAACGCGGAGTATACTTTTTGGAACACGATGAGCCGAATGCTTTGCCAAATGCGTTATGAACGTGTTTTGGCGATCGGCCGTTGGCTGGGTCCGACCGTTTTACAACGCTTGAAAAAACCGCGTGATCGCGCGCTTTCCCAAATGATGAGCGGACTTTCGCTCACGCGTGAAGAAGCCGAACCGTTACTGCAGCAACATTTTGAACATCTCGGCATGACAGCGCTCGAAGTGCTTTATACGCCGCGGCTCGTGGCGGAACGGGAGCATTTGGAACGTTATATTACGATGGATCATCCCGAGCGTTTGCATGCCGCGCTTGCGGAGCAACGCGGCGTGATCGGTCTGACGGCGCATATCGGCAACTGGGAGTGGCTCGGAGCGGGACTTGCGCTGGCGGGATTTCCCACCACCACGATTGCGAAGCGGCAGCCCAATGACACGGTGACGGCGCTTTTAAATCGTTTCCGCACGATGGCGGGGCTGGATGTATTTCATAGCGGCGGCTCCGAAATCATCGGCGCCGCAAGAGCGATCAAACGCAAAAAAATTCTCGGCTTTTTAGCCGATAAAGACGGCGATGTCAACGGCGTGCCGGTGATGTTTTTGAATCGCGTTTCGTCCGCGGTAGAGGGGCCGGCCGTGTTCGCGCGTCGGTTTAAATCGCCGATTGTGCCGTTGTTTATTCGCCGCCGCGAAGATCTGAGCGGGCATGTGATCCATATCGGCGAGCCCTTTTACTATGAAGACACGGGTGACGAGCAAGCGGATGTCGACCGTTTAATGCAGCGCTGCACGCGGGAAATAGAAGATTTTATTCTCCGCTACCCGCCGGAATGGTTGTGGGTCCAGCGGCGTTGGTGGACGGAGCCGGAACAAATGCGACGGTATCGGGGAGACGAGGCGGTGCGATGA
- a CDS encoding KdsC family phosphatase, with amino-acid sequence MADIKKLKLLVFDVDGTLTPATIEIGNDGELAKSFSVRDGLAMALAPYAGLKIALLTGRSSKITQHRGEELKVAFCRQGVQNKVAELSQIIAEEGWSWEEIGYMGDDLNDLGVLARVGFAAAPADAALEVQDGADWIASRNGGDGAAREWIEMVLKAQGRWDELVQFYKNQSSEESV; translated from the coding sequence ATGGCGGATATCAAGAAACTGAAGCTCTTAGTATTTGATGTCGACGGCACACTGACGCCGGCGACGATCGAGATCGGCAACGACGGCGAGCTCGCGAAATCGTTTTCGGTTCGTGACGGCCTGGCGATGGCGCTGGCGCCGTACGCGGGACTGAAAATCGCACTGCTCACGGGCCGCAGTTCCAAGATTACGCAACATCGCGGGGAAGAGCTGAAAGTGGCGTTTTGCCGGCAAGGCGTGCAGAATAAAGTGGCCGAGCTTTCCCAAATCATCGCGGAAGAAGGATGGAGCTGGGAAGAAATCGGTTACATGGGCGATGATTTGAATGATCTCGGCGTGCTGGCGCGCGTCGGCTTCGCGGCGGCGCCGGCCGATGCCGCGTTGGAAGTGCAGGATGGCGCCGACTGGATTGCCAGTCGTAACGGCGGTGACGGCGCCGCGCGCGAATGGATTGAAATGGTTCTGAAAGCACAGGGCCGTTGGGATGAACTGGTGCAATTTTACAAAAACCAGTCCAGCGAAGAATCGGTATAA
- a CDS encoding KpsF/GutQ family sugar-phosphate isomerase, whose amino-acid sequence MTIQTTMEHVLRTEAAGILALASRWDESFAEAVRMMNGAAGRIVVTGMGKSGHIARKISATLASTGTPSFFLHPAEAIHGDLGMVTEDDVVLALSNSGETGEIIGILPSLRRIGARLIAVVGNPGSTLGKRADITLDVSVEEEACPLGLAPTTSTTVALAVGDALAIALMEMHGFTADRFALFHPGGSLGRKLLLTVADIMHKEEQNPVVVLTTTVQNALFEMTAKGLGATSVVDEQGVLVGLVTDGDIRRALEKGTEVLQVSVAEIMTRDPHVITSEKLAAQALHVMQSHEPRPITVLPVVGDASQPIGIVHLTDLLRQGVV is encoded by the coding sequence ATGACCATTCAAACGACGATGGAACATGTTCTGCGCACGGAAGCGGCCGGCATTTTAGCCTTGGCCTCGCGGTGGGACGAGTCGTTTGCCGAGGCTGTACGCATGATGAATGGCGCCGCGGGTCGCATCGTCGTCACCGGTATGGGGAAATCCGGACATATCGCGCGTAAAATTTCCGCGACGCTGGCCAGCACCGGCACGCCGTCCTTCTTTCTGCATCCCGCGGAGGCGATCCACGGCGACTTGGGCATGGTAACGGAAGATGATGTGGTGCTTGCGCTTTCCAACAGTGGCGAGACCGGAGAGATCATCGGCATTTTGCCGTCATTGCGCAGAATCGGCGCGCGCTTGATTGCCGTCGTCGGCAATCCCGGGTCGACCTTGGGAAAACGCGCCGATATCACTTTGGATGTCAGCGTGGAAGAGGAAGCCTGCCCGCTGGGTTTGGCGCCGACAACCAGCACCACCGTCGCCTTGGCGGTAGGGGATGCGTTGGCGATCGCCTTAATGGAAATGCACGGTTTCACCGCGGATCGGTTCGCGCTGTTTCATCCGGGCGGATCACTCGGGCGCAAACTTTTGTTGACGGTCGCTGACATCATGCATAAAGAGGAACAGAACCCTGTCGTGGTCTTGACGACAACCGTGCAAAACGCGCTTTTTGAAATGACGGCCAAAGGCCTGGGCGCCACATCGGTCGTTGATGAACAAGGCGTATTGGTGGGGCTGGTGACCGACGGCGATATTCGTCGGGCGCTGGAAAAAGGAACCGAAGTATTACAGGTTTCGGTGGCTGAAATTATGACGCGTGATCCGCATGTTATTACGTCTGAAAAACTAGCGGCGCAGGCCTTGCATGTCATGCAGAGTCATGAGCCGCGACCGATTACCGTATTACCGGTGGTCGGCGACGCGTCGCAGCCGATCGGCATAGTGCATCTGACCGATTTATTACGGCAGGGGGTAGTATAA
- the kdsA gene encoding 3-deoxy-8-phosphooctulonate synthase gives MKPVTIGNLRLDGSRLFLIAGPCVIEEYERTKKIGETCRDICAKLGIDYIFKASFDKANRSSYQSFRGPGLEKGLAILAQLKEELHVPILSDVHSVEQLEPAAQVLDILQIPAFLSRQTDLVYGAAKTGKPVNVKKGQFMAPEDMENVLHKMQEAGNENLLLTERGASFGYHNLVVDMRGFPIMRQWGYPVIFDATHSVQLPGGAGTHSSGQREFVPYLARAAAAAGADGFFMEVHDNPDEALSDGPNMLRLDDLEALLTDLKAIFEIVKRSEIR, from the coding sequence ATGAAACCGGTAACGATCGGTAATTTACGCTTGGATGGCAGTCGGCTGTTTTTAATCGCCGGCCCTTGCGTCATTGAAGAATACGAACGGACCAAAAAAATCGGCGAAACCTGTCGGGATATTTGCGCCAAACTGGGCATTGATTACATTTTCAAGGCGTCGTTTGACAAAGCGAACCGCTCCTCGTACCAATCGTTTCGCGGTCCCGGACTGGAAAAAGGCTTAGCGATCCTCGCGCAGCTGAAAGAGGAACTGCACGTACCGATCCTGTCGGACGTCCATTCGGTGGAACAACTGGAACCGGCGGCGCAGGTCTTAGATATTTTACAAATTCCCGCATTTTTATCGCGGCAGACGGATTTAGTTTACGGTGCGGCTAAGACGGGTAAGCCGGTCAACGTCAAAAAAGGGCAGTTCATGGCGCCGGAAGACATGGAAAACGTGCTTCATAAAATGCAGGAAGCCGGCAATGAAAATCTGTTACTGACGGAACGCGGCGCCAGTTTCGGGTATCACAACCTGGTCGTGGATATGCGCGGCTTTCCGATCATGCGGCAATGGGGCTACCCCGTGATTTTTGATGCGACGCACAGCGTGCAGCTGCCGGGCGGCGCGGGTACGCATTCGAGCGGTCAGCGCGAATTCGTGCCGTATCTCGCGCGAGCGGCGGCCGCGGCGGGAGCAGACGGTTTCTTCATGGAAGTGCATGACAATCCTGACGAAGCTCTTTCCGACGGACCGAACATGCTGCGCCTGGACGACTTGGAAGCCTTATTGACCGATCTTAAAGCGATTTTTGAAATTGTCAAACGGAGTGAAATACGATGA
- the kdsB gene encoding 3-deoxy-manno-octulosonate cytidylyltransferase — protein MKTACIIPARYGSTRLPGKPLLDIAGKPLIERVYEQAKKAKVPAAVIVATDDERIQKVVEEFGGTAVLTRRDHATGTDRLAEVAQQLDDCEIIVNVQGDEPLIAPELIDQLATRLAAAEEWSMATVSAPLAQEDFQNPNTVKLVTNLRGEAIYFSRSLIPYPRHENKYQPRKHIGIYAYRRDFLLRFADLPATPLEEAESLEQLRALEHGYRIGVIETTKKLIGIDTLEDLLRARAYFEGGQQNETGNDR, from the coding sequence ATAAAAACCGCCTGTATTATTCCGGCGCGTTACGGTTCGACCCGCTTGCCGGGTAAACCGCTGTTGGATATTGCCGGCAAACCGTTGATCGAACGCGTCTATGAGCAGGCGAAAAAAGCGAAAGTGCCCGCTGCGGTCATTGTCGCGACGGACGACGAGCGGATTCAAAAAGTGGTAGAAGAATTTGGCGGCACGGCGGTTTTGACGCGTCGCGACCACGCCACGGGAACGGATCGACTGGCGGAAGTGGCGCAGCAGTTGGACGACTGCGAAATTATCGTCAATGTGCAGGGCGATGAACCGCTGATCGCGCCGGAGCTGATTGATCAGTTGGCGACACGTCTGGCCGCGGCCGAGGAATGGTCCATGGCGACGGTGTCGGCGCCGTTGGCGCAAGAGGATTTTCAAAATCCGAATACCGTCAAACTGGTTACCAATCTGCGGGGGGAAGCGATTTATTTTTCCCGCTCGCTCATTCCGTATCCGCGCCATGAAAATAAATATCAGCCGCGCAAACATATCGGCATTTACGCGTATCGTCGTGATTTCCTGTTGCGCTTTGCCGACCTGCCGGCTACGCCGCTCGAAGAAGCGGAGTCGTTGGAGCAATTGCGGGCGCTGGAACACGGCTATCGGATCGGCGTCATTGAAACCACGAAGAAGTTAATCGGGATCGATACACTGGAAGATCTCCTGCGCGCGCGCGCTTATTTTGAAGGAGGACAGCAAAATGAAACCGGTAACGATCGGTAA
- the lpxK gene encoding tetraacyldisaccharide 4'-kinase — MSIERKATELFKNGPKSIGDRALLTTLGGVERIYSWGVNFWASMYESGHLKQHRLHAYTISVGNIVAGGTGKTPFVQYMARRLQKAGERVAILSRGYRGASENTGAIVSNGAEILLNAEQAGDEPYLLARTLPGVVVAVGKNRAAIGAQVEKLLHPTVILLDDGFQHWSLRRDYDIVLIDATNPFSNGRVLPRGLLREPLEHLERADAYVVTKSDLVTEAEREKIAGVLEHFRAHVPLLWTEHRPLQPVRYAQWRNGETTEQEALPRRFITLCALGNPASFEATVAAAGLVAHDHLRLPDHHMYTQDDIRHAEGTAMKAGAQGIIVSEKDAVKLQVLQLRESFWYVLPMELTATAGENEFWEHMEDEWETSR, encoded by the coding sequence GTGAGCATAGAGCGTAAAGCAACGGAACTTTTTAAAAATGGACCGAAGTCGATCGGTGACCGCGCATTATTGACGACCTTAGGCGGAGTGGAGCGAATCTACTCCTGGGGCGTTAATTTTTGGGCATCCATGTATGAATCGGGGCATCTTAAACAGCATCGTTTACATGCCTATACCATCAGCGTAGGCAATATTGTGGCGGGCGGCACCGGCAAAACGCCGTTTGTGCAGTATATGGCGCGGCGCTTGCAAAAAGCGGGCGAGCGGGTCGCGATTTTAAGTCGCGGTTACCGCGGCGCGAGTGAAAATACCGGCGCGATTGTCAGCAACGGCGCCGAGATTCTGCTCAATGCCGAGCAGGCGGGAGACGAGCCTTACCTTTTGGCGCGAACTCTGCCGGGCGTAGTTGTGGCGGTCGGCAAAAACCGCGCCGCGATCGGCGCTCAGGTCGAAAAATTATTGCATCCGACGGTCATTTTGCTCGATGACGGATTTCAGCATTGGTCCTTGCGACGCGATTACGATATCGTCTTGATTGATGCCACCAATCCGTTCAGCAACGGACGCGTGTTGCCGCGCGGATTATTGCGGGAGCCGTTGGAGCATCTGGAACGTGCGGATGCGTATGTGGTCACTAAAAGCGATCTGGTAACCGAGGCGGAACGGGAGAAAATAGCGGGCGTGTTGGAGCATTTCCGCGCGCATGTGCCGCTGCTTTGGACGGAGCATCGCCCTTTGCAGCCGGTGCGCTATGCGCAGTGGCGAAATGGCGAAACCACGGAGCAGGAAGCACTGCCGCGTCGTTTCATTACATTATGCGCTCTCGGTAATCCCGCTTCCTTTGAAGCGACGGTGGCGGCCGCGGGCTTGGTCGCGCATGATCATTTGCGACTCCCGGACCACCACATGTATACGCAGGACGATATTCGCCACGCGGAAGGAACCGCCATGAAAGCGGGAGCGCAGGGGATTATTGTCAGTGAAAAGGATGCGGTAAAATTGCAGGTACTGCAGCTTCGTGAATCGTTCTGGTATGTCCTGCCGATGGAACTGACGGCGACGGCGGGCGAAAATGAGTTTTGGGAACACATGGAGGACGAATGGGAAACCAGTCGATAA